From a single Candidatus Brevundimonas phytovorans genomic region:
- a CDS encoding phosphatase PAP2 family protein: protein MRSRGAFIVAAATAALLSACAGTPAALRPQAVQAATPEAKGYLSGSLIQALADATPPPPVAGSPTDLADKARSHQFKALEDSDRWLLATAHAELRPPLALQHFDCVLDVRLGSATTPNLNRLMQRLFDDSDAAAELVKARGFRARPVGDDPERRPCQRLTEAGRKSASYPSGSSTVATVYGEAFAALEPQRAAEVRRIAHAMGLSRLVCGMHYPSDVAAGEVLGKAVFEAASATPGFDADLAAARAELTAARATGLTSPGCASERLALATPLP from the coding sequence ATGCGGAGCCGGGGGGCCTTCATCGTCGCCGCCGCCACAGCGGCCCTGCTCTCGGCCTGCGCCGGCACCCCCGCCGCCCTGCGTCCCCAGGCGGTTCAAGCCGCCACCCCCGAAGCCAAGGGCTATCTCAGCGGATCGCTGATCCAGGCCCTGGCCGACGCCACGCCCCCGCCGCCCGTCGCCGGGTCGCCGACCGATCTGGCCGACAAGGCGCGCTCGCACCAGTTCAAGGCGCTGGAAGACAGCGACCGCTGGCTGCTGGCCACCGCCCACGCCGAACTGCGTCCGCCGCTGGCCCTTCAGCATTTTGATTGCGTTCTCGACGTGCGACTGGGCTCGGCGACAACGCCGAACCTGAACCGCCTGATGCAGCGGCTGTTCGACGATTCCGATGCGGCGGCTGAACTGGTCAAGGCGCGCGGCTTCCGCGCCCGCCCCGTCGGCGACGATCCCGAGCGCCGCCCCTGCCAACGCCTGACCGAGGCGGGGCGCAAGAGCGCCTCCTATCCGTCGGGCAGTTCCACCGTCGCCACCGTCTATGGCGAGGCCTTCGCCGCGCTGGAGCCGCAGCGCGCCGCCGAGGTCCGCCGCATCGCCCACGCGATGGGCCTCAGCCGACTGGTTTGCGGCATGCACTATCCCAGCGATGTCGCCGCTGGCGAGGTGCTGGGCAAGGCCGTATTCGAGGCTGCATCCGCTACGCCCGGTTTCGACGCCGATCTGGCCGCCGCCCGCGCTGAACTGACCGCCGCCCGCGCCACCGGCCTGACCAGCCCGGGCTGCGCGTCTGAGCGTCTGGCCTTGGCCACCCCCCTGCCCTGA